The following proteins come from a genomic window of Dermacentor albipictus isolate Rhodes 1998 colony chromosome 8, USDA_Dalb.pri_finalv2, whole genome shotgun sequence:
- the LOC139048376 gene encoding uncharacterized protein, whose translation MPSESEKGGDQYAVVKFPEEGNSVALVHTKWLHGDVCLWPQDSKNVSYLAKCGASPSSNWQVVPCVPIDTFRTYDAARQKLKQAEDGSDLGSEVDLGRGKRKKQRRALSSSPESVQRLPLPPSSMMKSNITQYLSKYGNSLP comes from the exons ATGCCCTCGGAATCGGAAAAAGGAG gtgatcaatATGCAGTCGTCAAGTTTCCAGAGGAAGGCAACTCTGTGGCTCTTGTACATACCAAGTGGCTGCATGGCGATGTCTGCTTGTGGCCACAGGATTCCAAGAATGTTTCGTATTTAGCCAAATGTGGAGCCTCTCCATCCTCCAACTGGCAAGTCGTGCCATGTGTGCCCATAGACACATTCA GAACATATGATGCAGCGCGACAAAAGCTCAAGCAAGCTGAAGATGGGTCAGACTTGGGGAGTGAAGTGGACCTGGGacggggcaaaagaaaaaagcaacgaaGAGCCCTTAGCTCAAGTCCGGAAAGTGTGCAGCGACTACCACTTCCACCGTCCTCTATGATGAAATCCAACATAACACAGTACCTTTCAAA